Below is a genomic region from Glaciihabitans sp. INWT7.
TCAGGCCGTCGAAGTACTTCTTGCCGGTGGAGTCCCAGATGTGGTGACCCTCGCCCTTGACGATGATCGGAACGCCCGGTCCGTCCTCCATGACGGACTGGCGGGAGAAGTGCATCCAGAGATGATCCTTCGCCTTCTGCTGAAGTTCGGCCTCGCTGAACTTCGAGGAGCCAACGGTCGAAGGGACGCTGTGCGTGATGCTGTCGATTGTCATTTTTCTTATCTCGTTCCCCAGTTGTAGAACTGCTTCTGCAGTCTCAAGTACACGAAAGTCTCGGTGGACTGCACGCCGGGGATCCCGCGGATCTCCTTGTTGAGCAGTTCGATCAGGTCTTCGTCGTTCTCGCAGACGACCTCGGCCAAGAGGTCGAAGCTGCCGGCGGTGAGCACGACGTAGTCGACGGCCGTGATGCGGCCGAGGGTCTCGGCGACCGTGGTGGTGTCTCCGGTCACGCGGATGCCGATCATCGCCTGGCGATAGAAGCCGAGCTGCATCGGGTCGGTGACGGCCACGACCTGCATGACGCCGGAATCGGTGAGCTTCTGCACGCGCTGGCGCACGGCAGCCTCGCTGAGCCCGACCGCCTTGCCGATCTCGGCATAGCTGCGCCGACCGTCGGCCTGCAACTGCTCGATGATCGCCTTCGACACCTCGTCGAGGTGCATGGGCTTGGGTTTGGGGCTCATGCCCTGATTCTGTCAGTGCCATGGTCTTGTTACAAGTGAATCCGCATCCCTAAGGGTGTTTTGCTGCGGAATCGGTAGTCGACCACATGGTGCCCACTCCGGTCGCTCGCTATGTTGGGACTATGACGACCCCCCGGCTCCGCAACTTCATCGACGGCGACTACGTGGAGGCGACGGGCGAGACGGCATTCGACCTGATCGATCCGGCGACCGAGCAGGTGTACGGCACCTCTCCGATATCCAGCGCGACGGATGTCGACTCCGCCTACCGCGCGGCCGCGGCGGCGTTCGAGCAGTGGGGCGACA
It encodes:
- a CDS encoding Lrp/AsnC family transcriptional regulator, which encodes MSPKPKPMHLDEVSKAIIEQLQADGRRSYAEIGKAVGLSEAAVRQRVQKLTDSGVMQVVAVTDPMQLGFYRQAMIGIRVTGDTTTVAETLGRITAVDYVVLTAGSFDLLAEVVCENDEDLIELLNKEIRGIPGVQSTETFVYLRLQKQFYNWGTR